CCATTATACAACAAGGAGTGTGTCAAAAAaggaattgataaaaaaaaaaaaaaaacaaagaaataaggaGAAAGTTGAATCCATGTTCatgaaaaggggaaaaaaaatagttccaTCGATCCctcttcatattttctttcacCAAGTAAATCCAACGGTTAGCAAAGTTTAAGCTGAAGAAAATGATGTAGCCAAAGGTAACACAAAGAGCTCCagagataaagaaagaaagaatttatAGCCCTCGTTGTGTTTTGTAGATTCAGATAAAGAATGATGCAAGTACTTGACATGTACAACTCTACAATACTATATGAAAGGCAAGGAGTCTCGAGCCTCGCCTGCATATTATTGAATGAGAATTGCTTTACAATTTGCTCTATTATTTCAGATTTAAGTGCTAACAGAAGAACATCTCATTCAAAGGTTGACTTAAATCTCATAGATGGAATCTATACTTgctataaaattcaataattatccACTATATAATCAagctattaaatataataattttatattattttctaattcattactaaaataaaaacttagcaATACTTGGTCAAATAATGATATAATCCATCTCCACCTCAAAGTTAAATTATTGGATGCCACTCTAAACATGGTTTGATATTCTTACTTACAAAAGCGTCGAGGGATTGAAGAAAGCTACATACAATGGGCCTCTTTTAGCTATGCACCATGGCATCAAAGTGATGTTCAGCCCAGATGCTAAagctcaataaaaaaacttacatgtGTGGGGTAACTCATTctcacttatatatatatatatttgttatgtaTTTATTAGAGGTAATATTGTTATGCAACATAATCTCGTTATGGTCCTTTTGGACATAATGTAAGAATAGGATAATAATTTCATACTATCATCAAGTATTcaacatcataaaaaatctaGTTGGATCAAGTTTTTCAATCGATAACTTTAACCTCTGTTAAATTGAGCAAGAATTTTACTAATCAGGTTGATGTATGTTTTTAAATACATGATGTaagttatttaacaaaaaataagcacataaatcaataatatatatttattttcaaaaagtaGAAGAGATTTTGATATGTATATATGGAttgttaatgatatttaatgaaataaatattttttaaacacgtctagtattatattttaaaagtgtttaaaaaataaggttaaTGGGTATTAATaagtgctatatatatatatatatatatatatatatatatctatgtgtgtgtgtgtgttttttttttattccttttacattatatttcttaatgttatttttagcttattaaaagttatttttatgagtttgacattcctaaaaaattttataaattaattgctATAATATaagaatttcagttttttttttttgaacattaaTTCTTGTGACAGGTTTTTCATAgagttataatttcaaaataaaaatatgaattgaatAAAAGTTAAAGTACATATATAAATTTCCAACAATATTGAGCATACCACTACGACCGGGAGTATGACATAAAGACGGTGGACAttagaatctaaaaaaaatgtaaatcaaGTCTCTAACATTCCATGAATGAAAATTGTTGTTACGAGCTAGAATAAGAAGCAAATGAGTTAACTTGATTATTGCAACTATCACATTAATTTATTAGAGAGGAATAAGTTAAGTTAAATTGTTCAAGCTTTTGAACGGTTGCTTATAATAACTTTTATAGACTTTTCTCCTAAGACTACTGCTGagtgaattaaaattgtttttcaatattaactTCGCTTGATAGTAATAAATTGATTAGAAAActttatctaattaatttactcATAATCTCCTCGATTCCTCTTAGCTTTAAAGGACATTGAATATTTTTGCTTGGattgaaatgatatttattttacttcgaTGATCAACAAATTTATAGGAATTGATGTCTAGATCTTTGAACTAAATTAACgacatatcaatttattatttttatttttagaattttattatgCACCtcatatttaatcttgacttgATCCCTAATCATATAGTCTTTTCTTGAAATCTAGGCATGTCAATCTTGGTCCAACCCTTAACTACCCCATGCCAGTCTCAACCTGACCCTCAAACTTCTTAGATTCAGTCATGGTTCGCCCCTCAAGTGACTTGTAGATGGTTTCGACCCGACCCCAGGAGCTCCATACCTAGTCTTGGCTTAATACTTAgactttatttgtttaaaaaatgatttttttaaaatccatccTTCACTATttcattgattgaaaattatattttataatttgttttaatttgttttatataaagttatcatGGTCTTTTGACTCAGAGCGTGGATTTGGCAAGTTAATCCATGCCGATTCAATATGTtgtcatttcaatttatttattttaaaatatcttcttAAATTTTTGtgagtcaaattatatttttattggttgtttAAGTTGTCTTAAACTcaccaaataaatcaaattatatcgAGTCAACTCCTATATGcatggtttaatttattttttttactagaaaaaaattatcaacaccttgataatttttattttatattaagaaaaaatattcgaCCGCATATTAaggatatatttgttttttctaattttagtaTGGATAAACAATATAACTTGAAGGCAACTTCATATTCACAATTGTACCAAATAAATGATCGAAATAAGCCGGATATTCGAACTAAACTTCCACTTAGACCATTTCCTTTCAAAGCAAAGTGCATAAATAATAACCTAAATTAATCCCATCAAACTCGTTAAAGCCGGgtaattctaattattattactcAAATTTCATTATGCATGCTAAGAAATATTGAAAACTTTGCTCTTCATTCTGTGTTTATTCTTTGGTAACTTGTGACCACCTAATTTTATGGTTGCATTTGATTAATGTTTTAAGacaaaaagtataaatatagaaaatacattaatatgtttagttgaaaaaataaaaatatagatatataataaatttatttttaaaataattttgatccTTTAAGGATATGCTCCACTATCTTGATCTTTTTTCTATATCAAGACAAAGCGCAAATGCTGCCTAAGAGACAATAccaatttaatctttatattcTTGTCAAGATTTTTATTCTAGTCTtcatactttaattttttttaatctgagtTCTTGTATATTTAAAGGCTAaatggtaaaaacaaaaacttcaaaacTATATCATTAagctttatttcaaaataagcAAAATCAATTGCTGCACTTTATCAGAGTCTGTCCATAGATATTTCCTTTACATAAGGGCATacatttaacattttatttatttatttatttattttcctttacctGAAGTAATCTCATAGATGGAAAAGCTTTTAATTTTACTCaaatggaaaggaaaaatcATAGTAACAAAAGCAGAACCGactaaaaaaacagagaacatTTTATTTTCTGCATAATACGAGCATAGTACATGTAACAAAACCAGACCACATTTTATGCCGCTAAGTCTTATTTCTTTCTCCGTAGTGATTCATACATAAAGCCTCTTGCAATTTCATAGATGCAACCTTAATCCCTTTCATATTGTGATTGACGGGACGCACTAAGAACACCAACTTCATCCCTGTTGTTCTTAAGCCTCCTGGCATCTTCCCTTGAGATCTGGAATGAGTTTGCTACCACTTCTTCAGGCAAGGCCCGGATGGTAGAGACTCGTCCTGCCAATTGACTGATTTGTGCATTGTCATTAGTCTTGAATGATACCCACTCGAGCCCTTGGCTTCCAGCCTTCATCACCACTGCAAAGTTTTGTGGTGCTGTTACTACTTGACCCTTACGAACTTGTCCATCAAATACTGCCTGTCCATTGTCTCCAACAATCTGAATCCTTCCATTTCCTCCTGTGATGTACATTATGCTGTGGGCATTGATGTTCCAATATGGTGACATCAAAGCATTCTACAGTACAAGTTCCCATAAATTTgatatgttatgttttttaataagaaaaggtactgtaatgtgaaaaaaaaataaaataaatgaaggttgCATGGATTTTCTTACTTGGTAAAGGACACCTCTCTCAGCGCTAAGCTGGAGATATCGAAGGATGGGGAGATAGAGGCTGTTGACAGTAGTGAGGTGTCCGGCACGTGGATTAAACACATCAGCATCTTCTGGATCATTTATGTTGATCTTCAACCTGGCTGTGCAGAAAGTTTCCTCCACACCGTTGTCCTCATGACGACGACGTGTGCTCCTTCGGGATTCTTGTTGtctttcttcctcctcttgaCTCTGTCGTGGACTGATCACATGAAGTTCATGCTGAGTTCGGACAATGATTCCTCTGTTATCATTTTCGTTCTGCATCCTTCTTGCTAGTTTGGTGTCAATGTTGAAAGCTTCTGCAAGGATTTGCTCGTTGAAACCGCTGAAGACATTGCGAGATCTTTCTTGCTGTTCTCTCCGACTTTCGTCTTCATATTGGCGTCCATGTTGACCTTCATATTGGCCTCTCTGGTATGAGCTTCTTTGGCTTTGTGATTCTTGTGGTGGGTTTCCAGCCAGGAAAAATTcctgaaaaggaaaattaatgTTTGCTTATGAAGTAATCCTTGTTAATTTGCTTATTTTATGACATCGCACGCTTGAATTTTTATGATTCTTACCCTGAAATCCTGATCAAGCTGGTTGGCAGGATTGCTTGTGTCGAGAAGTTGAACAAGAACGAGAGGTGAATCACCATTGTTATAAAACCAATCAGCAACTCCCGAAGGCAATGCAACTACATCACCCTCTCTTACTTGTCGAACCTTCTGGTGCTGGTCTTCGGAGCTTTCTCTTCGATCTTGAGAAGAATTTCCTGATGATTGGAACGTCTCTGGACAGCCAGGAAATACAGCTCCGTGAATGCCCCTACCTACATTGACACCAAAAAGAGATATTAGTTTAGTGTAGATGGgaaattttatcatattaagTAGAAATAATTGATTGCATGCATGCCTTGTTCTACAAAGATGAGCTTAGGTGCATTGGAGTACGCAGGCAACAAGAGGCCTCGGTTGTTAATGGTATGACGGATAACTACAACTCCAGCGCACTGAAACTGCTCATCATTCTCGTCCCAAATCTCAGTGACACCAGCCTCTGATCTGATCTTTCGAGCAGGCTCGAGGGCATTGATCCTATCAATTTGACATTCGCTACGTTGAGAGCGTCGTTGCCCCTGCTGTTGCCGGCCATGTCGTGAGGATACTTGCTCTATTTGTGCAAAGCAACAATTGAAGAGAACAAGAAAGCAAAGAGTAAGAGATAACAAAGAACAAGAACCCATGCTTATTGTAGTTCTTCTACGGTGTTGTGGAATTTCAGGGTTAAGTGGGCTGGTATTTATGTGCAAGATTGTGGGTTTCGCATCTGGGACGTGGCAATTCGGTTTGCTCAGTTTTTTGCTAATACTTTCTGCATGTAATTTTGTCCTTTCTTTTGCATGTCTGCAATTCCCTTTCTTGCTTACACATATTTTCTTTATGGGTACGTGTTGCATAATGTAATCGCATTGTTCTAAAATCTTTGTCGTTTATGGCGTGCATCAGGCTGGCTTGAGACGAAGAGAGACGTAGGTTTTTCcatgaatatttataaaacacGGTACTGCTAAGCGGCTTGATTTAGTGGCTTGTCGATTTGGAGTTCGACAAGTACTTCGTGAtcttttttgaaacattttattAGAGATTGAGGTAGTTAAATTTTTGATAACTTGGAAGATTAACTAAAAACCCAGTAAAAAgaaattctctgtttttttcttcagcAGCCATGCTTTcatggctctttttttttttttttttcctgcttcttTAACTGTCATCTTATTAGCCAGAAGTCAATAAAATCTCActataatctgaaaaaaaactaacaatccAATTGATTCTGTAAAACTCGGATGAAATCCAATCAAAAGttaattgtaataatttttattaaaagcagCCTTGGTTTTTTGATAGAACCAAGTTGGTCGAAACTTATAGTTTGATCCAATTACCTAGAATATTCTTAACCAGATCAGTTGTTAAACTAGATTTGATGACTATGCTTTTCTGGATTCGTTGCGTCGTTAGTTTCTTACATTGATGTTTGAGCTTTTACTATGTGTATATGTGCGTGTCCATATTTGAATAGTGTTGCATGTCGCTTGCCTCCATGTTTCTGACATTGTAGGTGACTTGTTTTTGCATGCAAAAATGCGTGGCAGGAGATATATGTACACAATTTGCATGCAGCAGTATATATGTCTCAAAATAATCAGTATTTCACTGTAGTGGATTATCCACAATGTTAGAGTATAATACCTGAGATTGTGACACTtgtcataattttaatatagtaaATAGTTAGTTAATTATCTGAAATTAGTTAGTTTGTTATCTATAGCTTTATATATAACTATGTGTAATTACAAATTGATTAAGTGAATCTATCAGTTTgttctgctctctctctctagcttcTCTCtacatctctctctttttctttttctttctgtgaTATTGATTCAATTTATAAgactatagtttttgtttgatcAATTGATATAGCTTAACATACAGTACAATTTATAGTAAAATAactgttgttactcatttttgggtttctatacaaaaaataagaaaatataaaaaaatattcggaaggaataaaaaaaatataaaaaaataacatgagtgAGAAAAAGATACTGGAACACCCATAAAATGACtagaaattggttgaggaggttcaaaaatacaagaattgaaatttgatgtttatattttttactgatgagagccctattaacaaagaaaattcaagttgagaaagaaaagtccaaactaagatgtttatggactcaattaaattttattcaaggtttaattgaatttataaaaggtttaattgcaagaaaattaattttttatgtcaatttaggcttttattggaagtaattaaagttatggggtccaattacaattttgaagagttgatttggtcaaatcaggggtttaattgcgtaattattgaagtttgatggccaattaaggacctaattgaaacaatccaaaaccaaggactaaatcGGAAAAGGCAATAAAATCAAGGGGTCTAATTATAAGTTTTCTGgggggcttgattacaaaattgtaaaaaacatccaaggaccaaatcagaaatattcattttgaaattttgaaacgacgccgtttccaCCATTAATGGTCTTCGAACAGCTGTGAATCGGTGACGATAATGGAAGGAGACGTTAGCAATGGAGCCATCAAGGGGCGTGTTTCACGGCTATCATCCCCCTGCAAACCGTTATCAAGCCAGCCGTTACCAGCACAAAGCCTTCTCTGACCTATAAAAGCAGCAGAAGAAGACTGAACCAAAGGGAGGAGAcagcagaaaaaataaaacagaaaaaaagagaggaaaccaAGGAGGACGGAAAGGAGAAAGAcgagacagagagagaggagaaacaaGTGGGAGGAAAAGTAACGagagaggaaaggaaaaacagAGGGACGGGGAAACCAGAGGGGAATGGcataggaaagaaaaaaaaagacagcgaGAGAAGAGAAAATGCACTGAGAGAGCAGAGAAAAAGGAActgaagaaagagaagaacagGGGCagaacatcatgaaaaaaacaagagaaacagagaaaagaaaacaaggaacAGAGGAGAAGAACTAAAACAGGCGAAAGCACAGAAGAGACCAGCCAGCACGCCTTCGCCATCACCTTCGCCCCTTTCGTTTCCACTTCCAGGTATGCGTTTTTCGTCTCTGTGCATGCGATTTCCTTTTGCAtttttactgttcaagtgaattataattcacttgaacagtcaGCACTCACGCGTGCATCCTAAAACCGGCGGGGTCAttggctgggtccagcccagccacaTGGGTCGGGCTGGGcctagcccaaaaaaaaaattcaaaaaattatttcaaaaattcgGTGATGTTccgtaattttttttactgcattttaattaatactggtttatatttttatactgtaaaaatataaatttggtattaaaatacctgattttcgacaaaatcacaaaaaaatatatttttttattttcatgcatacggcctagtctttcaaaaaaaaataaaaaaaaatcttatcatattttcatacaacaaagattcaaaaatttgtattaatatgtattttggctttaataaccagtttattaaggTCACGAGAACTaagccaatatttcaaaatttccaaaaaaacttattttgttttcctttaataTATAGGGTTATGAtcttatacgtaaaacgtattccggatattaaaatttttttgttgacgtTAGAACAGTTAGGTcatacccgataagataaggatctctttactgaagatgatttttttttcttaaaccataaacggaccaacaactagaaaacatgacaagactttagattttatcagacaattaaacaatgcagcttaccttaggtagagcgtatttggggtgctaaaaccttccctttacgccATCAGTCCCCGTACCTGATCTCTGAggctagttagggttcctagtgaccaaaatactagaaaacatgacaagactttagattttatcagacaattaaacaatgcagaTTACCTTAGGTAgagcgtatttggggtgctaaaaccttccatttacgcaatcagtccccgtacctgatctctgaggctagttagggttcctagtgaccaaaatactagaaaacacgacaagactttagattttatcagacaattaaacaatgcagcttaccttaggtggcgactctcattctatttttccactaataaaagacaagaatccCTTGTTTCCCCACATTTTCATGATTTGCTGTATTTAGATACATTTTGAGGGGGGATGTTTTTGCCGCGATgacgcacacgtgcgacagaatggcgactccgctggggaccttgtggactaagctttgtttttgtctgataattgtgttttgtttggtttgcgtgttttttttttaataagcttattctatttatttatttattacacgTTTGAATTTCTGTACATTTATGTTCATGCATTATATAGAACTGTCTCATGCATCATATACTTTAATTTTtggaaagcacacacaagcttctaagttaggtggggaattaacgatctgccctatgactattggtcagggttcagatgcgtgaaacacccaactcatatctgagtgcctgcttggtaatggtggacatacgtgccttaactgttccttgcaacgcccccacaCTGCCTTTACGAAGATCGTCActaggcagatatgagacccttttgagactaGATAGTCAACTTACCTTTTGTCTAACTTAATGAATAGAACCTTTACTTAGGTTGTGTGTgttaccttttgttttgcatCAAAGTAAACCTTTCTtaaagcatcttgaactcatcATATAGGAACATACTCATACATTTATCATCCATGAAACCAggttgaaacataggtcccccaaTTAAGATTTGCTACACCTGaaagatggaaaatgaagaaagagctcaattaGAGGCCCATtatcaaaatgaaattgaaagcatCAAAGTTGAAGTAACTAGACTTACAGATCTGCTTGAACAAGTGTTGGGctccaaaaatggaaaaaggaTTTTTGCACAACCTCTTGTGAAAACACCATCAATCCACGTCCCAGGGACATCTCAAAACTTGGGTGCAAATTCAACGGCAGAACAACAATTTGTGCCTATCACCCCTATCCTGTCAAGTCAAGCTCCCATTACCGTGGATTTAATAGCAGATGGACCCCCTGGCAATAGATCCACTGATTTTATGAACTACGACAAGTTGTCTGCTTTGGAAGAGAGATTAAGAGTAGTTGAGGGTAATGACTGGTTTGATCTCAGGTGAGCAGCTGAAGTgtgtttggtaccaaacatcataGTACCAAAAAACTTTAGGATACTAGAGTTCATCAAATACACTGCATTAGAATGTCCAAACACTCACTTttgatcttattgcaataaaatAGCCGAGGTGATTTATGATGATAGGATGCTGATATACTTTTTCCAAGAGAGTCTCACTGGATCTGCTctgagttggtacatgagacTAGACAATATTAAGATTAAGACATGGAAAAACCTGGTAGACGCCTTCTTGAAGCAGTATAAATTTAATCTGGAAATTGCTCCTGACAGAACCATCCTAATGGCTATGGAGAAAGAAAACCAAGAGTCTGTGAGGGCATACGCGCAAAGATGGCGAGATAAGGCAACATATGTTCAACCTCCACTGATAGAGACAGAAATGGTGACCTTATTCGCCAACACCTTTCAATCCCCTTATTATGAGTATTTAATAGGAAGCTCAGCTCAACATTTCCATGAAGTTGTGAGGATTGCTGAAAGAATTGAATAAGCTATAAAGaggggaaagattgaaggttctgccatgaattccagaacaatgatgagagatgaCTCTGAAAGTGGATGAACAAGAGGCAAGTTGAGTGTGTGAAAGGTGATGTCATTAGCTATATTACCCCCCCGAAAATCTTTAGAATGACAAGTGATCGAAAATGTTTGGCAAAACATAGATATTGCCAAAAAAGCTAATCTAAGAATAGCGATGAATTGTCAATGGTATTGGAATTTTGctattttgcattttgttttgggatcacatcttatctttttttacgaaacatgtctttttttttatttgtctttttattgGTTTGAAATAACAAGATGTTTCCTTTAAAGTTATTTtggcaaaatattttgatcgaACTCCAACATGCAATTAATGCTAATCAATCCTGAAagtttaaaagtattttgattgcagaaatgactcgatgcttgtTAAAATGATATAGGGTGCCCAAACAAATTTTGAGCTCACACATGAAACTGAATCACCCCCCTTGTAGCTAAGTTTTAgtagtatgcataatgacatgtaatgGATTCAGTAGTTATGGACTTGTGAATCAAGGTTcatacaagtccaaatcattacattGGACGGGATCGAAATTTATcattacattatatatatattccttttacATTATAttccttaatgtttttttaacttaattaaaagttatttttatgactTTGACATGCCTaagaaattttatgaattaattactataaaataagaattttgggttttttgtttcAAACCTTATTTCTTGTGACaagttttttataaagttataattttaaaataagaacatGGGTtgaataaaagttaaaatacatatataaggATTTCAAATGATGTTGAGCATCCCACTACGACCGAGAATATGATATAAAGACGGTGGGCAATAGAATCCAAGAAAAGTGTAAATTTTCTATGAATGAAAATTGTTGTTATATGtgctttctagtttttttaactcATAATTATTGTTACATACTAGAATAAGAATCAAAGGAGTTAACTTGATTATTGCaactatcattttaatttatcagGGAGgaataaactaagttaaattGCTCAAGCTTTTG
This genomic stretch from Populus alba chromosome 19, ASM523922v2, whole genome shotgun sequence harbors:
- the LOC118033220 gene encoding legumin B-like; this translates as MGSCSLLSLTLCFLVLFNCCFAQIEQVSSRHGRQQQGQRRSQRSECQIDRINALEPARKIRSEAGVTEIWDENDEQFQCAGVVVIRHTINNRGLLLPAYSNAPKLIFVEQGRGIHGAVFPGCPETFQSSGNSSQDRRESSEDQHQKVRQVREGDVVALPSGVADWFYNNGDSPLVLVQLLDTSNPANQLDQDFREFFLAGNPPQESQSQRSSYQRGQYEGQHGRQYEDESRREQQERSRNVFSGFNEQILAEAFNIDTKLARRMQNENDNRGIIVRTQHELHVISPRQSQEEEERQQESRRSTRRRHEDNGVEETFCTARLKININDPEDADVFNPRAGHLTTVNSLYLPILRYLQLSAERGVLYQNALMSPYWNINAHSIMYITGGNGRIQIVGDNGQAVFDGQVRKGQVVTAPQNFAVVMKAGSQGLEWVSFKTNDNAQISQLAGRVSTIRALPEEVVANSFQISREDARRLKNNRDEVGVLSASRQSQYERD